The proteins below come from a single Micromonospora citrea genomic window:
- a CDS encoding ATP-binding protein: MTQLTGQPTIDDDVVHLTVPADGGYLGVLRTATAGLAARLQFALDEIEDLRIAVDEACAMLLAIATRDAELDCRFAVTDDALTVEVTVPTVRGATLPAESSFAWKVLTALTTSASASAADGRATISLLTRRASGY; the protein is encoded by the coding sequence GTGACTCAACTGACCGGGCAGCCGACGATCGACGACGACGTCGTGCACCTCACCGTGCCCGCGGACGGGGGCTACCTCGGGGTGCTGCGTACCGCCACCGCCGGGCTCGCGGCGCGGCTACAGTTCGCCCTCGACGAGATCGAGGACCTGCGCATCGCCGTGGACGAGGCGTGCGCGATGCTGCTCGCCATCGCCACCCGCGACGCCGAGCTCGACTGCCGGTTCGCGGTCACCGACGACGCGCTCACCGTCGAGGTGACGGTGCCGACGGTCCGGGGCGCCACGCTGCCGGCGGAGTCGTCCTTCGCGTGGAAGGTGCTCACCGCGCTGACCACCTCGGCCTCCGCGAGCGCCGCCGACGGCCGGGCCACCATCTCGCTGCTGACCCGGCGCGCCTCCGGCTACTGA
- a CDS encoding GNAT family N-acetyltransferase — MVHELAEYERAPDQCHLTEEQLTAALFGTAPARDAAPDAPNGSGRDPAPALYGHVAVDADDRPLGFALWFLNFSTWAGVHGIHLEDLYVRPAARGTGAGRLLATLAAICVERGYRRLEWSMIDWNPAAGFYAAIGARQISEWVPYRLSGDALADLAAQARGGPHTSVRPSG; from the coding sequence ATGGTGCACGAGCTGGCGGAGTACGAACGCGCACCCGACCAGTGCCACCTCACCGAGGAGCAGCTCACCGCCGCCCTGTTCGGGACCGCCCCGGCCCGCGACGCGGCGCCGGACGCGCCGAACGGCAGCGGCCGTGACCCGGCCCCGGCGCTGTACGGCCACGTGGCCGTCGACGCGGACGACCGGCCGCTGGGGTTCGCGCTGTGGTTCCTCAACTTCTCCACCTGGGCCGGCGTGCACGGCATCCACCTGGAGGACCTCTACGTCCGGCCGGCCGCCCGGGGCACCGGGGCGGGGCGGCTGCTGGCCACCCTCGCCGCGATCTGCGTCGAGCGGGGCTACCGGCGGCTGGAGTGGTCGATGATCGACTGGAACCCGGCCGCCGGCTTCTACGCCGCCATCGGGGCGCGGCAGATCTCCGAGTGGGTGCCGTACCGGCTCAGCGGGGACGCGCTGGCCGACCTGGCGGCGCAGGCACGTGGCGGCCCCCACACGTCGGTCCGGCCGAGCGGGTAG
- the sodN gene encoding superoxide dismutase, Ni, protein MRLPRILTPRVTASAHCDLPCGVYDPAQARIEAESVKAICEKYQANTDPEFRTRAILIKEQRADLVKHHLWVLWTDYFKPAHFEKYPHLHQLFNEATKLAGAAGAKGGTDPSKADELLQKIDEISKIFWETKKA, encoded by the coding sequence ATGCGACTTCCGCGCATCCTTACGCCCCGCGTGACCGCCAGCGCCCACTGCGACCTGCCGTGCGGCGTCTACGACCCGGCGCAGGCCCGGATCGAGGCCGAGTCGGTGAAGGCGATCTGCGAGAAGTACCAGGCCAACACCGACCCCGAGTTCCGCACCCGCGCGATCCTCATCAAGGAGCAGCGCGCCGACCTGGTGAAGCACCACCTGTGGGTGCTCTGGACCGACTACTTCAAGCCGGCCCACTTCGAGAAGTACCCGCACCTGCACCAGCTGTTCAACGAGGCCACCAAGCTGGCCGGCGCCGCCGGCGCGAAGGGCGGCACCGACCCGTCCAAGGCCGACGAGCTGCTGCAGAAGATCGACGAGATCTCGAAGATCTTCTGGGAGACCAAGAAGGCGTGA
- a CDS encoding S24 family peptidase — translation MIQHDITPGGAPRGRVEVKPVEADHPAGAPRLRWPLTAVLVTGPSMSPTLRHGDAVLVRPGGRAVRPGDVVVAVFRSRPDLLVVKRAVRAQDGGWWLTGDNDLVTDDSRAYGVADVRGRVVARYWPRPGRVRPRRL, via the coding sequence ATGATCCAACACGACATTACTCCTGGAGGCGCGCCGCGAGGCCGGGTGGAGGTGAAACCCGTGGAGGCCGATCACCCGGCCGGAGCACCCCGGCTGCGCTGGCCCCTGACCGCCGTGCTGGTCACCGGACCGTCCATGTCGCCGACGCTGCGGCACGGCGACGCGGTGCTGGTCCGCCCCGGCGGGCGGGCCGTCCGCCCCGGCGACGTCGTGGTCGCGGTGTTCCGCAGCCGCCCCGACCTGCTCGTGGTCAAGCGCGCGGTCCGCGCCCAGGACGGCGGCTGGTGGCTGACCGGGGACAACGACCTGGTCACCGACGACTCTCGGGCGTACGGGGTGGCGGACGTGCGGGGGCGGGTGGTGGCGCGCTACTGGCCCCGCCCGGGACGGGTCCGGCCGCGTCGGTTATGA
- a CDS encoding NAD(P)-dependent malic enzyme, giving the protein MSSSTVDPADPVFRLHRGGKMAVASTVPLTSREDLSLAYTPGVARVCEAIAADPSLADDYTWASHTVAVVTDGSAVLGLGNIGPRAALPVMEGKAVLFKQFAGVDAVPVCLDTQDVDEIVAVVRALAPSFGGINLEDISAPRCFEVERRLDEALDIPVFHDDQHGTAIVVLAALRNAATLLNRKLGDLRVTVSGAGAAGVAVTKMLVAGGVNPDQVVVCDSKGIIGRHREGLTGTKAELAASTNADGREGDVTEALRGADVLIGVSGGQIPERAVAGMASGGIVFALANPTPEVHPEVAARHVAVVATGRSDYPNQINNVLAFPGVFRGALDARATRITDGMKVAAADAIAGVVAESLTAEAIVPSPLDPRVAPAVAEAVAEAARRDGVTR; this is encoded by the coding sequence ATGTCATCGTCCACCGTGGACCCCGCTGATCCCGTCTTCCGGCTGCACCGGGGCGGCAAGATGGCCGTCGCCTCGACCGTCCCGCTGACCAGCCGGGAGGACCTCTCCCTCGCGTACACCCCGGGTGTGGCCCGGGTGTGCGAGGCGATCGCCGCCGACCCGAGCCTCGCCGACGACTACACCTGGGCGTCGCACACCGTCGCGGTCGTCACCGACGGCTCGGCCGTACTCGGGCTGGGCAACATCGGCCCGCGCGCGGCGCTGCCGGTGATGGAGGGCAAGGCGGTGCTGTTCAAGCAGTTCGCCGGGGTCGACGCCGTGCCGGTCTGCCTGGACACGCAGGACGTGGACGAGATCGTCGCGGTGGTGCGGGCGCTGGCGCCGTCCTTCGGCGGGATCAACCTGGAGGACATCAGCGCCCCGCGCTGCTTCGAGGTGGAGCGCCGGCTCGACGAGGCCCTCGACATCCCCGTCTTCCACGACGACCAGCACGGCACCGCGATCGTGGTGCTCGCCGCGCTGCGCAACGCCGCCACGCTGCTCAACCGCAAGCTCGGCGACCTGCGGGTGACCGTCAGCGGAGCCGGCGCGGCCGGCGTGGCGGTGACGAAGATGCTGGTCGCGGGGGGCGTCAACCCCGACCAGGTGGTGGTCTGCGACTCCAAGGGCATCATCGGCCGACACCGGGAGGGGCTGACCGGCACCAAGGCCGAGCTGGCCGCCAGCACCAACGCCGACGGCCGCGAGGGCGACGTCACCGAGGCGCTGCGCGGCGCCGACGTGCTGATCGGCGTCTCCGGCGGGCAGATCCCGGAGCGGGCGGTGGCCGGCATGGCCTCCGGCGGCATCGTCTTCGCCCTGGCCAACCCGACGCCCGAGGTGCACCCCGAGGTCGCCGCCCGGCACGTGGCGGTCGTCGCCACCGGCCGCAGCGACTACCCCAACCAGATCAACAACGTGCTGGCGTTCCCGGGCGTGTTCCGGGGCGCGCTGGACGCCCGGGCCACCCGGATCACCGACGGGATGAAGGTGGCCGCCGCCGACGCCATCGCCGGCGTGGTGGCCGAGTCGCTCACCGCCGAGGCGATCGTGCCGTCCCCGCTCGACCCCCGGGTCGCCCCCGCGGTGGCCGAGGCGGTCGCCGAGGCCGCCCGACGCGACGGCGTCACCCGCTGA
- a CDS encoding zinc-binding dehydrogenase, translating into MPIMRAAFATRFDDANPLAALTVGERPEPTHPADDWVTVQVRASSLNHHDLWSLRGVGLRAEQLPMILGCDAVAVDPDGNEVVVYPVVATPGDPRGVSILSEHFPGTLAERVAVPRSNLLALPAGLTATDAACLPTAWLTAWRMLTTKGRVDEADAVLVQGAGGGVATAAVALAAAMGKRVYATSRDAAKRERIAELGATAVEPGARLPERVDVVIETVGAATFDHSLKSAAPMARIVVSGATAGHEPKVNLRRVFAMQLEILGTSMGTPDELAALLAFCAERSVRPVVDTVVPFSRVADAFARLHSGDVFGKVVVDHTA; encoded by the coding sequence GTGCCGATCATGCGTGCCGCCTTCGCCACCCGATTCGACGACGCCAACCCGCTCGCCGCGCTCACCGTCGGCGAGCGGCCCGAGCCGACCCACCCCGCCGACGACTGGGTGACCGTGCAGGTGCGGGCCAGCTCCCTCAACCACCACGACCTCTGGTCGCTGCGCGGGGTCGGGCTGCGCGCGGAGCAGCTGCCGATGATCCTCGGCTGCGACGCCGTCGCGGTCGACCCGGACGGCAACGAGGTCGTCGTCTATCCCGTGGTCGCCACCCCGGGCGACCCGCGCGGCGTCTCCATCCTCTCCGAGCACTTCCCCGGCACGCTGGCCGAGCGGGTCGCCGTACCCCGGTCGAACCTGCTGGCCCTGCCGGCGGGCCTGACGGCCACGGACGCGGCGTGCCTGCCGACCGCCTGGTTGACCGCGTGGCGGATGTTGACCACCAAGGGCCGGGTCGACGAGGCCGACGCCGTGCTGGTGCAGGGCGCCGGCGGGGGCGTGGCCACCGCGGCCGTCGCGCTCGCCGCCGCGATGGGCAAGCGGGTGTACGCGACCAGCCGCGACGCCGCCAAACGGGAGCGGATCGCCGAGCTGGGCGCCACCGCCGTCGAGCCCGGCGCCCGGCTGCCGGAACGCGTCGACGTCGTCATCGAGACGGTCGGGGCGGCGACCTTCGACCACTCGCTGAAGTCCGCCGCGCCGATGGCCCGGATCGTGGTGTCCGGGGCCACCGCCGGGCACGAGCCGAAGGTGAACCTGCGCCGGGTCTTCGCCATGCAGCTGGAGATCCTGGGCACCTCGATGGGCACCCCCGACGAACTGGCCGCCCTGCTCGCGTTCTGCGCCGAGCGGAGCGTGCGTCCGGTGGTGGACACCGTGGTCCCGTTCAGCAGGGTCGCCGACGCCTTCGCCCGCCTGCACTCCGGCGACGTCTTCGGCAAGGTCGTCGTCGACCACACCGCCTGA
- a CDS encoding alpha/beta hydrolase family protein, with protein MPRRVTPALLATALLAAGLVGCSRDAGPAPQAAPQPTAPPQAAVPTPRVPAGTAPDKAFAVGVRQLKLNRDGDRPLPVTVWYPAAGKAGGQPQRSAAAAEGRFPVVMFSHGLNGRPADYETLLTRWTAAGFVVAAPTFPHTARGGDGNVLDVLNQPADVSYALTRVLALDAEAGDPLRGRLATDRVAAAGHSAGGVTTIGLFTAGRDERLDAGVVFAGTALGVGTAFAGAAAPQLFVHGEADEVVEYAAGRAAYDKVPWPKAMLSLPKGDHGRALLSDGTALRVVSDTTVEFLRWSLYGDEAAKGRIPTDAARDDIATLDNRL; from the coding sequence ATGCCGCGTCGTGTCACCCCCGCCCTGCTCGCCACCGCTCTGCTCGCCGCCGGCCTGGTCGGCTGCTCCCGCGACGCCGGGCCGGCCCCGCAGGCGGCGCCGCAGCCGACCGCTCCCCCGCAGGCAGCCGTCCCCACCCCGCGGGTACCCGCCGGCACCGCGCCCGACAAGGCCTTCGCCGTCGGCGTACGGCAGCTGAAGCTGAACCGCGACGGGGACCGGCCGCTGCCGGTGACCGTGTGGTACCCGGCGGCCGGGAAAGCCGGCGGGCAGCCGCAGCGGTCGGCGGCGGCGGCCGAGGGCAGGTTTCCCGTCGTGATGTTCAGCCACGGGCTGAACGGACGACCGGCCGACTACGAGACGCTGCTCACCCGCTGGACGGCGGCCGGGTTCGTGGTGGCCGCGCCGACCTTCCCGCACACGGCCCGGGGCGGCGACGGCAACGTGCTGGACGTGCTCAACCAGCCCGCCGACGTGTCGTACGCGCTGACCCGGGTGCTCGCCCTCGACGCCGAGGCCGGCGACCCGCTGCGCGGCCGGCTGGCCACCGACCGGGTGGCGGCGGCCGGGCACTCGGCGGGTGGGGTGACCACGATCGGCCTCTTCACGGCCGGCCGGGACGAGCGGCTGGACGCGGGCGTGGTCTTCGCCGGCACCGCGCTCGGCGTCGGCACCGCCTTCGCGGGCGCCGCCGCCCCGCAGCTCTTCGTGCACGGCGAGGCCGACGAGGTGGTCGAGTACGCCGCCGGGCGGGCCGCCTACGACAAGGTGCCCTGGCCGAAGGCCATGCTGAGCCTGCCGAAGGGCGACCACGGCCGGGCCCTGCTCAGCGACGGCACCGCGCTGCGGGTGGTCTCGGACACCACCGTCGAGTTCCTGCGCTGGTCCCTCTACGGCGACGAGGCCGCCAAGGGCCGCATTCCCACCGACGCCGCCCGCGACGACATCGCCACCCTCGACAACCGCCTCTGA
- a CDS encoding nucleotidyltransferase domain-containing protein, whose product MDDLARRQLGSIAELAEAASAAGVEVWLRGGWAMDFHLGEVTRPHVDVDWYCWAADARRLAGLLHARGWRPDPAMPVDLQLDLLRDDVEVSVAYLARDAAGRVVVGAGPWAGTALPDRMLAGPPGRIGPLTVPMISVAAQVEFKEMFPVWMPDRPRRAKDAADLARLRAAGVPEGRS is encoded by the coding sequence ATGGACGATCTGGCGAGGCGGCAACTGGGCAGCATCGCCGAGCTGGCCGAGGCGGCGTCGGCGGCGGGCGTCGAGGTGTGGCTGCGGGGCGGCTGGGCGATGGACTTCCACCTCGGCGAGGTGACCCGGCCGCACGTCGACGTCGACTGGTACTGCTGGGCCGCCGACGCGCGGCGGCTGGCCGGGCTGCTCCACGCCCGCGGTTGGCGTCCCGACCCGGCGATGCCCGTCGACCTGCAACTCGACCTGCTCCGCGACGACGTCGAGGTGAGCGTCGCGTACCTGGCGCGGGACGCGGCCGGGCGGGTCGTGGTGGGCGCCGGACCGTGGGCGGGCACGGCGCTGCCCGACCGGATGCTGGCCGGCCCGCCCGGTCGGATCGGCCCGCTGACCGTCCCGATGATCTCGGTCGCCGCTCAGGTCGAGTTCAAGGAGATGTTCCCCGTCTGGATGCCGGACCGACCCCGGCGGGCGAAGGACGCCGCCGACCTGGCCCGCCTCCGCGCCGCCGGGGTCCCGGAGGGGCGTTCATGA
- a CDS encoding FtsX-like permease family protein — MWRSSRAAVRRRRLQTFVIGLVVLAATTATVITLGLLDAASSPFDKSFARQRGAHLVASFDAAKVTGPRLARTARQPEVRAAAGPFGQTVVHVREDWLGRSAGPLTVVGRADSAGPVDNIEILAGRWASAPGEIVIDMPHGGHPDALGTRLDVGGGPPLTVVGFASSMSRSAGGWVTPEQVAALRPTAWQMLYRFHAATTDREAGTGLAAVTAGLPDDALATAQSHLDLKRAFSAQADAFLPFMTVFGVLGLLVSVLIVGNVVSGAVVSGYRHIGVLKALGFTPDQVTAVYLAMVSVPALVGCLLGTLLGSLAARPILAVAFSGIETGTATIAVGSWVPVVSLVGMPALVAAAALIPALRARRLPAARAISAGSAPRTARGLRTQRWLSGTRLPRPVCLGLGQPFARPGRTAMTMATILLGVATVTLATGLSATMIAYGDAGDGARVGVQAGNPDNRGTPTELGDAQIEALLRALPGAREVTARTFVRAGIVGYPQPVFVDVYRGRPQTAASRVVAGHWPDGPGQVAAGPAFLVQRGLALGDRITLTVDGRLTSATIVGELVAGNPRAVEATWESLADLAPGTPAVEYTVTLAPGVDAHAYAEAVSAADPGLHPSVFGSGDAVTTTVVGFATVFTVLLSSVAALGVFNTVLLTTRERRRDLGVLKSIGMTPRQVVAMTLTSVTALGVIAGLLGIPLGIAAHRLLVDNVGIVSFPESMKDVWHAPQLVGLGLAGVAIAVLGAFVPARSAARLTIATVLHNE, encoded by the coding sequence GTGTGGCGATCCTCCCGCGCCGCCGTCAGGCGCCGCCGGCTCCAGACCTTCGTCATCGGCCTCGTCGTCCTGGCCGCCACCACCGCGACCGTCATCACCCTGGGGTTGCTCGACGCCGCCTCGTCGCCGTTCGACAAGTCCTTCGCCCGGCAGCGGGGCGCGCATCTGGTCGCCTCCTTCGACGCCGCGAAGGTGACCGGGCCACGGTTGGCCCGGACCGCCCGGCAGCCGGAGGTCCGGGCCGCCGCCGGACCGTTCGGCCAGACCGTCGTGCACGTCCGCGAGGACTGGCTCGGCCGCTCGGCCGGGCCGCTGACCGTGGTGGGTCGCGCCGACTCCGCCGGCCCGGTCGACAACATCGAGATCCTGGCCGGACGGTGGGCCAGCGCGCCCGGCGAGATCGTCATCGACATGCCGCACGGCGGGCACCCCGACGCGCTGGGCACCCGGCTGGACGTCGGCGGCGGCCCGCCGCTGACCGTGGTCGGCTTCGCCAGCAGCATGAGCAGGTCGGCCGGCGGGTGGGTGACGCCGGAGCAGGTCGCCGCGTTACGGCCGACCGCCTGGCAGATGCTGTACCGCTTCCACGCGGCCACGACAGACCGCGAGGCGGGCACCGGCCTGGCCGCGGTCACCGCCGGGCTGCCCGACGACGCCCTGGCGACCGCGCAGTCGCACCTCGACCTCAAGCGGGCGTTCTCGGCGCAGGCCGACGCCTTCCTGCCGTTCATGACCGTGTTCGGCGTACTGGGTCTGCTGGTGTCCGTCCTGATCGTCGGCAACGTGGTCAGCGGCGCGGTCGTCTCCGGGTACCGGCACATCGGCGTGCTCAAGGCCCTCGGCTTCACCCCCGACCAGGTGACCGCCGTCTACCTCGCGATGGTCTCCGTACCCGCCCTCGTCGGCTGCCTGCTCGGCACGCTGCTCGGCAGCCTGGCGGCCCGGCCGATCCTGGCGGTCGCGTTCTCCGGCATCGAGACCGGCACCGCCACCATCGCCGTCGGCTCCTGGGTGCCGGTCGTGTCCCTGGTGGGCATGCCCGCCCTCGTCGCGGCCGCCGCGCTGATCCCCGCGCTGCGCGCCCGCCGACTCCCCGCGGCGCGGGCGATCAGCGCCGGCAGCGCGCCGCGCACCGCGCGCGGCCTGCGGACCCAGCGCTGGCTCAGCGGCACCCGGCTGCCCCGCCCGGTCTGCCTCGGCCTGGGCCAGCCGTTCGCGCGCCCCGGCCGCACCGCGATGACCATGGCGACGATCCTGCTCGGGGTGGCCACCGTCACGCTGGCCACCGGGCTGAGCGCCACCATGATCGCCTACGGCGACGCCGGGGACGGCGCCCGCGTCGGTGTGCAGGCCGGCAACCCCGACAACCGCGGGACACCGACCGAACTCGGGGACGCCCAGATCGAGGCGCTGCTGCGCGCGCTGCCCGGCGCGCGCGAGGTGACCGCCCGCACCTTCGTCCGGGCCGGAATCGTCGGCTACCCGCAGCCCGTCTTCGTCGACGTCTACCGGGGGCGACCGCAGACCGCCGCCTCCCGGGTCGTCGCCGGACACTGGCCCGACGGGCCCGGCCAGGTCGCCGCCGGGCCGGCGTTCCTCGTCCAGCGCGGGCTCGCGCTCGGTGACCGGATCACCCTCACCGTCGACGGCCGGCTGACCTCCGCGACGATCGTCGGCGAACTCGTGGCGGGCAACCCGCGCGCGGTGGAAGCCACCTGGGAGAGCCTGGCCGACCTCGCCCCGGGCACCCCGGCCGTCGAGTACACCGTCACGCTCGCACCCGGCGTCGACGCCCACGCCTACGCCGAAGCGGTCAGCGCGGCCGATCCCGGTCTGCACCCGTCGGTGTTCGGCTCCGGCGACGCCGTCACCACCACCGTGGTCGGCTTCGCCACCGTGTTCACCGTGCTGCTGAGCAGCGTGGCCGCGCTCGGCGTGTTCAACACCGTGCTGCTCACCACCCGGGAACGGCGTCGGGACCTCGGCGTGCTGAAGTCCATCGGGATGACCCCGCGCCAGGTCGTGGCCATGACCCTGACGTCCGTGACGGCGCTGGGCGTGATCGCCGGGCTGCTCGGGATCCCCCTCGGCATCGCCGCGCACCGGCTGCTCGTCGACAACGTCGGCATCGTCTCGTTCCCCGAGTCGATGAAGGACGTCTGGCACGCGCCCCAGCTGGTCGGACTGGGTCTGGCGGGCGTCGCGATCGCCGTGCTCGGCGCGTTCGTGCCGGCGCGGTCGGCCGCCCGGCTCACCATCGCCACGGTGCTGCACAACGAGTAG
- a CDS encoding ABC transporter ATP-binding protein — protein MTERDNPGHVVVRLDDVRKEYDGATALDGVSLRVTAGEAVAVMGPSGCGKSTLLNMVAGLDRPTAGTVTVGGEDLTALNETGLARYRRRRVGIVFQFFNLLDDLPAVDNVALAAQLTGVPARQARARALEMLDRLGVADRADAYPATLSGGQRQRVAVARALVNRPALLLADEPTGALDSRAGEQVMELLTDLHRAGQTLLIVTHDPRLAQRCASRLVEMADGRVVRERALAAAV, from the coding sequence ATGACCGAGAGAGACAACCCGGGCCACGTCGTCGTACGACTCGACGACGTGCGCAAGGAGTACGACGGCGCCACCGCGCTCGACGGCGTGTCGCTGCGGGTGACCGCCGGTGAGGCCGTCGCGGTGATGGGGCCGTCCGGCTGCGGCAAGTCGACCCTGCTCAACATGGTCGCCGGCCTGGACCGGCCGACGGCCGGCACCGTCACCGTCGGCGGCGAGGACCTGACGGCGCTGAACGAGACCGGGCTGGCCCGGTACCGCCGGCGGCGCGTCGGCATCGTCTTCCAGTTCTTCAACCTGCTCGACGACCTGCCGGCGGTGGACAACGTGGCCCTCGCCGCGCAACTGACCGGCGTCCCCGCCCGGCAGGCCCGCGCGCGGGCGCTGGAGATGCTCGACCGGCTCGGCGTCGCCGACCGGGCCGACGCATACCCGGCCACGCTCAGCGGCGGGCAACGGCAGCGGGTCGCCGTGGCGCGGGCGCTGGTGAACCGCCCGGCCCTGCTGCTGGCCGACGAGCCGACCGGCGCGCTGGACAGCCGCGCCGGCGAGCAGGTGATGGAGCTGCTGACCGACCTGCACCGTGCCGGCCAGACCCTGCTGATCGTCACCCACGACCCGCGCCTGGCCCAGCGGTGCGCCAGTCGGCTGGTGGAGATGGCGGACGGCCGCGTGGTCCGCGAACGCGCCCTGGCGGCCGCCGTATGA
- a CDS encoding response regulator, whose product MTTIRVLIADDQVMVRQGFTVLLNAEPDIEVVGQAVDGRDAVAQVAELAPDVVLMDVRMPVVDGIEATRRLTEAADSAVRVLMLTTFDLDEYVYEALRAGASGFLLKDASAADLAHAVRVVAAGEALLAPTVTRRLITEFSRLSATPRAPLRKRVGELTGRETEVLALVAQGLSNAEIAEHLVVAEQTVKTHVSRILTKLGLRDRTQAAVFAYETGVVRPAGGRPG is encoded by the coding sequence ATGACGACGATCCGCGTCCTGATCGCCGACGACCAGGTCATGGTGCGGCAGGGCTTCACGGTGCTGCTGAACGCCGAACCCGACATCGAGGTGGTCGGCCAGGCGGTCGACGGCCGGGACGCCGTGGCCCAGGTCGCCGAGCTGGCGCCGGACGTGGTCCTCATGGACGTCCGCATGCCCGTCGTCGACGGCATCGAGGCCACCCGACGCCTCACGGAGGCCGCCGACTCCGCCGTCAGGGTGCTGATGCTGACCACCTTCGACCTGGACGAGTACGTCTACGAGGCGCTGCGCGCGGGCGCCTCCGGCTTCCTGCTCAAGGACGCCTCCGCCGCCGACCTCGCGCACGCCGTACGGGTCGTCGCGGCCGGCGAGGCGCTGCTCGCGCCGACGGTCACCAGGCGACTGATCACTGAGTTCTCCCGGCTCTCCGCCACCCCACGTGCCCCGCTGCGGAAGCGGGTCGGCGAGTTGACCGGACGCGAGACCGAGGTGCTCGCCCTCGTCGCGCAGGGCCTGTCGAACGCGGAGATCGCCGAGCACCTGGTGGTGGCCGAGCAGACCGTGAAGACCCACGTGAGCCGCATCCTGACCAAGCTCGGCCTGCGCGACCGCACCCAGGCGGCCGTCTTCGCGTACGAGACGGGTGTGGTGCGCCCGGCCGGCGGCCGACCCGGCTAG
- a CDS encoding sensor histidine kinase, whose translation MNMSDDPDAGRRRGSRARWLPPAPRELWTVAADPLPPLPWPRWAAGLPHVLVVVYAALLFVAFHGIGRPTVVLTGVQAAAVVLAMFRPVPAWWAVTVTAVVGPLAVDAPSPWSRATIAALAGVLFLLALRTRPLAVFTALGVSVLAGLASVGFHVHNHSPDAGWPFRPLHTDVGQVVAICGLAACLGGMVRARRVARTRLVAQELVSAEERARRTLLEERARIARELHDVVAHHLSVISIQAQVAPHLVTDPPEELRQNLAGIRGNALEALTELRRVLGVLRVERPADAGHAPQPTLARLPELVGNVRDAGLDVTTRTTGRPRPLPPGVELSAYRIVQEALSNAIRHAPGATVRVELAYHPTSLVVQVGNTPPTRPAPPSAHEGHGLLGMRERAAMLGGTLTAGPTPDGGYEVTADLPAPTCAPTAEEAA comes from the coding sequence ATGAACATGAGCGACGACCCGGATGCCGGACGGCGTCGGGGATCCCGGGCACGGTGGCTGCCGCCGGCCCCGCGTGAGCTGTGGACGGTGGCCGCCGACCCGCTGCCGCCTCTGCCGTGGCCGCGCTGGGCGGCCGGGCTGCCGCACGTGCTGGTGGTGGTCTACGCGGCACTGCTGTTCGTGGCGTTCCACGGCATCGGCCGGCCCACGGTCGTGCTCACCGGGGTGCAGGCGGCGGCGGTCGTGCTGGCGATGTTCCGACCGGTGCCGGCCTGGTGGGCGGTCACCGTGACCGCGGTCGTCGGTCCCCTCGCCGTCGACGCCCCGTCCCCGTGGAGTCGCGCCACGATCGCCGCCCTCGCCGGGGTGCTCTTCCTGCTCGCGCTGCGGACCCGGCCCCTGGCGGTGTTCACGGCGCTGGGGGTCAGCGTCCTCGCCGGCCTGGCCAGCGTCGGGTTCCACGTCCACAACCACAGTCCCGACGCCGGCTGGCCCTTCCGCCCGCTCCACACCGACGTCGGCCAGGTCGTCGCGATCTGCGGGTTGGCGGCGTGCCTGGGCGGGATGGTGCGCGCCCGACGGGTGGCCCGTACCCGGCTGGTGGCCCAGGAGCTGGTGTCGGCCGAGGAGCGGGCCCGGCGCACCCTGCTGGAGGAACGCGCCCGGATCGCCCGCGAGCTGCACGACGTGGTGGCCCACCACCTGTCGGTCATCTCCATCCAGGCGCAGGTGGCCCCGCACCTGGTCACCGACCCGCCCGAGGAGCTGCGGCAGAACCTCGCCGGCATCCGCGGCAACGCGCTGGAGGCGCTGACCGAACTGCGCCGGGTGCTGGGGGTGCTGCGCGTGGAGCGTCCGGCCGACGCCGGCCACGCGCCGCAGCCCACCCTGGCGCGGTTGCCCGAACTCGTCGGCAACGTACGCGACGCCGGGCTCGACGTCACCACGCGGACCACCGGCCGGCCACGCCCGCTGCCCCCCGGTGTCGAGCTGTCCGCCTACCGCATCGTGCAGGAGGCGCTCAGCAACGCGATCCGGCACGCGCCCGGCGCCACCGTCCGGGTCGAGCTGGCCTACCATCCGACGAGCCTGGTCGTCCAGGTCGGCAACACCCCGCCGACGCGACCCGCCCCGCCGTCCGCGCACGAGGGCCACGGCCTGCTCGGCATGCGGGAACGGGCCGCCATGCTCGGCGGGACGCTGACCGCCGGACCGACCCCCGACGGGGGATACGAGGTGACCGCCGACCTGCCCGCACCCACCTGCGCACCAACCGCCGAGGAAGCCGCATGA